The sequence below is a genomic window from Luteimonas sp. MC1825.
CCGCGCATCAAGGTGGTCCACCGCGACAGCAACGGACATATTTCCGCCGCGTCCAACAGCGCCATCGAGGAGGCTTCCGGCGACTGGCTGGTGCTCCTCGACCATGACGACGAGCTGCATCCGCGCGCGCTGGCCGAACTGGCGGAGGCGATCAACCGTTTCCCGCACTGGAAGCTGATCTTCAGCGACGAGGACAAGATCGACGAGAACGGCGTCCGCTTCGACCCGTACATGAAGTCGGACTGGAACTACGACCTGTTCCTGTCGCACAACTGCATCAGCCATCTCGGCGCGTACGACGCCGCCATGGTGCGCGAGGTGGGCGGTTTCCGCGTAGGGATCGAGGGCAGCCAGGACTGGGACCTGGCACTGCGCTGCATCGAGCGCATCCGCCCTGACCAGGTGGGTCACATCCCAAAGGTCCTGTACCACTGGCGCGCGATCAAGGGGTCCACCGCGCTCGCCCCGCAGGAGAAGGGCTATGCGCACCACGCCGGCCTGCGCGCGATCGCCGGGCACCTGGAGCGCACCGCGTCCTCGGGTCGCGTGGAGGAAATCCCGGGACAGCACGGCAACTACCGCGTCCGCTATGCGGTGCCCGATCCGGCCCCGCTGGTCAGCATCATCATCCCGACCCGCGACAAGGTGGAACTGCTGAGGGCCTGCATCGACTCCATCGTCGGGAAGACCACGTACCCCGCGTACGAGATCGTCGTGGTCGACAACCAGTCGTCGCAGCAGGATGCGCTGGACTACCTCACGTCGCTGCGCGGCGATCCGCGCGTGCGGGTCGTCGGGTTTGACGCGCCGTTCAACTACTCGCGCATCAACAACCACGCGGTGGCCGCGGCGCGCGGCAGCGTGCTGTGCCTGATGAACAACGACATCACCGTGATCACCCCCGGCTGGCTCGAGGAAATGGTCGGCCACGCCTGCCGTCCCGGCATCGGCGCGGTGGGCGCCATCCTGTATTACCCCAACGACACCATCCAGCATGCGGGCGTCATCCTGGGTGCGCATGGCGTCGCCGCGCATGCCTATGCAGGCCACGGGCGCGGCTACCCCGGGCACATGAGCCGGGCGCGCCTGATACAGGAACTCAGCGCGGTCACGGCTGCCTGCCTGGTCGTCACCCGCGAGGCCTACGAAAGCGTGGGTGGCCTGGACCCGTTGCTGAGCGTCGCGTTCAACGATGTCGATTTCTGCCTGCGGCTGCGCGAGGCGGGCTATCGCAACGTGTGGACGCCGTACGCGGAGCTGTACCACCACGAGTCCGCGACCCGTGGCTACGAGACGTCCCCCGAGAAGATGGAGCGCTTCAACGGCGAAGTGGTCTTCATGCGCAACCGTTGGGGCGAAGCCTTGCAGTACGATCCCGCCTACAACCGCAACCTGAGCATCAACGACGAGCTGTACCAGCTGGCCTACCCGCCGCGTGAGCAGTGGCCGGGCCCGCCGCTGCGGGCCCTCGACCGCTGATCCCGGCGCGCGGCGTGCGGCGTGCGCGCGATACCGGCATTCCAACGACCTTCCCACGATTTTCCAACGATCTTCCAACGACTGGAGACACCATGAACAAGATGATCCTGATGGCCCCCGCCCTGATTGCGGGCCTGCTGGTTGCCGGGTGCGGCGAGCGCCCGGCCGATGGCGCGGCGGTGGCCGAGCCCGCCGCCACGCCTGCAGCGCCTGCTCCGGAGGCGAGCGTCGCCGCCCCGGTCGCCGCCACCACCGTCCCCTACGCGATGATGACCGGCGCACCCACGGCCGGCCATTGCGCGCTGGACGTGGTCAACGGAATCCATGCTCCGTCGGTGACCGTGCCGGTGGGCAGCAAGGCGTCGTTCGGCGGCTGGGCTGCCAGTCCGGAGATCCAGGTGCCGGTAGATGCGCTGTTCGTGCTGGCCAACGGCACCGACAGCCATGCCGTGCCGCTCGTGGCCGGCGCGGAGCGTCCGGACGTCGCCGCCGCCCTGGCCAGCGACGCGCTCGCCCAGGCCGGCTACAACCTCGAGATCGACCTCGCCGCAGTTCCCGCGGGCAGCTACGACCTGGTGATCGTCCTCGACCAGGCGAGCTCGGCCTACTGCGACCTCGGCACCCGGCTGGTGCTGGAGTGATTCCAGGCCGCCACGCCAATGCCTGATCGGGCTGCACGCACGCTGGCCCCGCCGCGAAGGTGGCGGGCGCTCGCGCCATTCTCGGCACTCGGGCGGCATGCCGACCTGACACGCGAGCTGGTGCTGCGCGACATCCTGGGGCGCTATCGGGGGGCCACGTTCGGCCTGCTCTGGTCGCTGCTCGGGCCGCTGCTGATGTTGGTGATCTACACGGTCGCCTTCGGGCAGATCCTGGGCAGCCGCTGGAACCAGGCGTCCAACGCCGAGGCCCCGTTCGGCGTGGTGCTGTTCCTCGGCATCATGGTGCACGGCTTCTTCGCGGAGTGCCTGGCGCGCTCGCCGCGCCTGATGGTGGACAACAGCAACTACGTCAAGCGCGTGGTGTTTCCGCTGCACATCCTGCCGTGGACGGTGATGCTGTCGGCCAGCTTCCACCTGGTGGCCAACGTCATCGTGTTCGCGTTGCTGGCGAAGATCCTCGCGGGCACGTTCTCGCCCTGGATCGTGCTGGTTCCCGTGGTGATGCTGCCGCTGGCGCTGCTGGCGGTGGCGGTGGGCTGGCTGGCGTCGTCCTTGGGCGTGTACCTGCGTGACCTCAGCCAGGCGATCCCGGTGATCGTGACGGCACTGCTGTTCCTGTCATCGGCGATCGTGCCGGTGGAGGCGCTGTCGGAGAAGTACCAGCTGGTCTTCCAGCTCAATCCGCTGACCTTCTTCATCGACGAGGTGCGCGAGGTCGCGCTGTGGGGCAGGCCGCCGGACTGGATTGGCCTCGCCTGGCGCGGCATGGCCAGCGTCGTGGTGCTGTACGCGTCGTATGCCTGGTTCCGCGCCACCAGCCGGGGTTTCGCCGATGTCCTCTGATCCGGTGATCCGCCTGCGGGGCGTCGGCAAGGCGTTCCCCATGTTCAGCAAGCCGTACCAGCAACTGCTGCACGTGCTTGCGCCGAGCGTGCGGCCGGTCGCCAAGTTCCATGCCCTGAGGGACGTGAACCTCGACATCCGCCGCGGCGAGAGCATCGGCGTGATCGGCCGCAACGGCTCCGGCAAGTCCACGCTGCTGCAGATCATGGCCGGCATCCTGCAACCCTCGACCGGCGAGTTGATGGTGTCGGCACGCATCGCGGCCCTGCTCGAGCTGGGCGCGGGCTTCAATCCCGAGTTCACCGGGCGCGAGAACGTGCGCATGAACGCGGCGCTGCTCGGCCTCAGCCAGCGCCAGATCGACGACCGCATGGACGCCATCCTCGCGTTCGCCGAGATCGGGAGCCACGTCGACCAGCAGGTCAAGACGTATTCCAGCGGCATGTTCATGCGCCTCGCGTTCGCGGTCGCCGTGCACACCGATCCTGACGTCCTGATTGTGGACGAGGCGCTGTCGGTAGGCGACATCTACTTCCAGCGCAAGTGTTTCAAGCGCATCGAGCAGATGCGCCAGGACGGTTGCACGCTGCTGTTCGTGACCCACGCGATCGATTCGGTCCTGCAGCTCTGTGACCGCGGCATCGTGCTTGATGGCGGGCGCGTCGTGTTCGACGGCGACGCGCAGCCGGCGGTCAAGCAGTACCTCAAGGTGGTGTTCGGCGAATTGCAGCAGGAGCCGGAGCCGGACGATGTGCCGATCGAGCCGGCCACCGAAGCCGATGCCGAAGCCGAAGCCACGCAGGAACGCAACGAGATCGCGGACTTCATGGCCGGCGGTGCGCGCGAGCTGATGGCCACGCGGCCCGGCTACAACCGCGACGAGACGCGGCTCGGAGACGGGCGTGCGCGTACCGTCGACTGCATGGTGGTGGGCGATCACGGCAACGGACCACTGGTGCCCGCGCGCTCGCCGTTCAAGCTGCTGGTCCGCTATCACGCGCCACAGGCGCTGGACCGGCTGATCTTCGGACTGCGCGTCTGCACCGTCACTGGCGCGGTCGTGTACAGCTCCAACACCCTGGTGTCCAAGGGCGAGCTGTACCGCTGCGCTGCCGGCACCACGGCCGTGGCGGAGTTCGACCTGCGCTGTTCATTGCTGCGCGGGCAGTATTTCGTGACGGTAGGCGTCTCGCAGCTCGACGAGGACGGCCACGAGATCCATGCGGTCGACCGCCGGTCCGACGTGCTCATCCTCACCGTCACCGGCGAGCTCAACCACGCCGAAGGCGTGGCCGACATGGAAGCGGGATTCAGCCTGGACGCACAGGCCGGCGCGATCCAGCCGATGGGATGAGCGACATGACGCCCTGGCCCGTGGATCAGTTCCTGGTGTCGTCGGTGAACGGCGGCGGGCTGTTCCTGCTCGGGCCGGGCGGACTTGAGCGCTTGTCGAAAGTGGATACGA
It includes:
- a CDS encoding glycosyltransferase family 2 protein, producing the protein MKQIDDARQSAGAILSLPMQPINHVRTVSEERGWEAVGNDPAFRCTLPEGGLEAGWYEVDVALELLQGPELWSYFYPDYGDPDLERHKVFVPGRAAGGGRQRAIVLFTNHVHRLRLDPAVAVCRFRLDDLRLRRIGRRDAARGMLREVLGHHANGVGETLRRAAGLAGQLLSGGASAFAARLYALYSRAPAGSANVGYQTWVDLYDSCSTEVLEAAGRQAAALAVQPLFSIIVPVYDTHERWLRKCVASVRRQVYGNWELCLSDDASPSPHVRRLLAELSAEDPRIKVVHRDSNGHISAASNSAIEEASGDWLVLLDHDDELHPRALAELAEAINRFPHWKLIFSDEDKIDENGVRFDPYMKSDWNYDLFLSHNCISHLGAYDAAMVREVGGFRVGIEGSQDWDLALRCIERIRPDQVGHIPKVLYHWRAIKGSTALAPQEKGYAHHAGLRAIAGHLERTASSGRVEEIPGQHGNYRVRYAVPDPAPLVSIIIPTRDKVELLRACIDSIVGKTTYPAYEIVVVDNQSSQQDALDYLTSLRGDPRVRVVGFDAPFNYSRINNHAVAAARGSVLCLMNNDITVITPGWLEEMVGHACRPGIGAVGAILYYPNDTIQHAGVILGAHGVAAHAYAGHGRGYPGHMSRARLIQELSAVTAACLVVTREAYESVGGLDPLLSVAFNDVDFCLRLREAGYRNVWTPYAELYHHESATRGYETSPEKMERFNGEVVFMRNRWGEALQYDPAYNRNLSINDELYQLAYPPREQWPGPPLRALDR
- a CDS encoding ABC transporter ATP-binding protein yields the protein MSSDPVIRLRGVGKAFPMFSKPYQQLLHVLAPSVRPVAKFHALRDVNLDIRRGESIGVIGRNGSGKSTLLQIMAGILQPSTGELMVSARIAALLELGAGFNPEFTGRENVRMNAALLGLSQRQIDDRMDAILAFAEIGSHVDQQVKTYSSGMFMRLAFAVAVHTDPDVLIVDEALSVGDIYFQRKCFKRIEQMRQDGCTLLFVTHAIDSVLQLCDRGIVLDGGRVVFDGDAQPAVKQYLKVVFGELQQEPEPDDVPIEPATEADAEAEATQERNEIADFMAGGARELMATRPGYNRDETRLGDGRARTVDCMVVGDHGNGPLVPARSPFKLLVRYHAPQALDRLIFGLRVCTVTGAVVYSSNTLVSKGELYRCAAGTTAVAEFDLRCSLLRGQYFVTVGVSQLDEDGHEIHAVDRRSDVLILTVTGELNHAEGVADMEAGFSLDAQAGAIQPMG
- a CDS encoding ABC transporter permease; translated protein: MPDRAARTLAPPRRWRALAPFSALGRHADLTRELVLRDILGRYRGATFGLLWSLLGPLLMLVIYTVAFGQILGSRWNQASNAEAPFGVVLFLGIMVHGFFAECLARSPRLMVDNSNYVKRVVFPLHILPWTVMLSASFHLVANVIVFALLAKILAGTFSPWIVLVPVVMLPLALLAVAVGWLASSLGVYLRDLSQAIPVIVTALLFLSSAIVPVEALSEKYQLVFQLNPLTFFIDEVREVALWGRPPDWIGLAWRGMASVVVLYASYAWFRATSRGFADVL